One Terriglobales bacterium DNA window includes the following coding sequences:
- the menC gene encoding o-succinylbenzoate synthase, giving the protein MKIDAIVLREIRMPLVHFFETSFGRTTERRILLVTLLGEGLTGWGECVAGEEPFYSEESVETAWYAITAHLAPMLVGKEIAAGKDCPALFSRVRGHRMAKAALEDALWEAEARAKSLPLWKLLGGIRREIPCGVSIGIQDTIEQLLEKISTELAAGYRRIKVKCKPGWDVEVFERIRAKWPEITLSCDANSAYTLDDAAHLKKFDAFRLLMIEQPLWSDDFYFHARLQKQLETPLCLDEAIRNARDAEAALELDACRIVNIKVGRVGGFSEAIRVHDVCRARGVPVWCGGMLESGIGRAHNVALSTLENFSLPGDVSASRRYWKQDIIEPEVEVRPDGMVDVPSEAGPGYRVREDLVERLTVRKETLHPTGKS; this is encoded by the coding sequence GGTCACGCTCCTGGGCGAAGGGCTGACCGGCTGGGGCGAGTGCGTCGCCGGCGAGGAGCCTTTCTATAGCGAAGAGTCGGTCGAGACCGCCTGGTACGCCATCACCGCGCACCTGGCGCCCATGCTGGTGGGAAAAGAAATCGCAGCAGGGAAGGACTGCCCGGCCCTCTTCTCTCGCGTGCGCGGCCATCGCATGGCCAAGGCGGCGCTGGAGGACGCTCTCTGGGAAGCCGAAGCGCGCGCCAAGAGCCTGCCGCTTTGGAAGCTGCTGGGCGGCATACGCCGCGAGATTCCCTGCGGCGTTTCCATCGGCATTCAGGACACGATCGAGCAGCTTCTGGAAAAGATCTCGACCGAGCTGGCCGCCGGATACCGGCGCATCAAGGTCAAGTGCAAGCCGGGATGGGACGTTGAAGTCTTCGAGCGCATCCGGGCCAAGTGGCCGGAGATCACGCTGAGCTGCGACGCCAACTCCGCCTATACCCTGGACGATGCCGCGCACCTGAAAAAGTTCGACGCCTTCCGCCTGCTGATGATCGAGCAGCCGCTCTGGTCGGACGACTTCTACTTCCATGCCCGGTTGCAGAAGCAGCTGGAGACTCCCCTCTGCCTGGACGAGGCCATCCGCAACGCCCGCGACGCCGAAGCAGCGCTGGAGCTGGACGCCTGCCGCATCGTCAACATCAAGGTGGGGCGCGTGGGCGGCTTCAGCGAGGCCATTCGGGTGCACGACGTCTGCCGCGCGCGCGGCGTTCCCGTCTGGTGTGGCGGGATGCTGGAGTCGGGCATCGGCCGCGCCCACAACGTCGCCCTCTCCACGCTCGAGAATTTCAGCCTGCCCGGCGACGTCTCCGCCTCCCGGCGCTACTGGAAGCAAGACATCATCGAGCCCGAGGTCGAAGTCCGTCCCGACGGCATGGTTGACGTGCCCAGCGAAGCCGGCCCCGGCTACCGCGTCCGCGAGGACCTGGTGGAGCGGCTCACCGTGCGCAAAGAAACCCTGCACCCGACGGGAAAGAGCTGA